A window from Caulobacter sp. X encodes these proteins:
- a CDS encoding DUF1134 domain-containing protein — protein MDRRKLILSGAAAGLTASATDALARQANPPPAGSSGPVYETGGASTYSRDEMVRATSDFLGVTAESAGAAIERVFKEKGQPTGYIAGEEGSGAIAVGLRYGRGLLYMKGRPTMEVFWQGPSIGWDWGGNASRVFTLCYNLQYPDAIFRRFPGVEGSAYLVGGLGVNYQKADEITLAPIRAGVGLRLGANVGYLGYSRKRRTLPF, from the coding sequence ATGGACCGTCGCAAGCTGATCCTCTCCGGCGCCGCCGCCGGCCTGACCGCCTCGGCGACCGACGCCCTGGCGCGCCAGGCCAACCCGCCGCCGGCCGGCTCCAGCGGGCCGGTCTACGAGACCGGCGGGGCCTCGACCTATTCGCGCGACGAGATGGTGCGCGCCACCTCCGACTTCCTGGGCGTGACGGCCGAGAGCGCTGGCGCGGCGATCGAGCGGGTGTTCAAGGAGAAGGGCCAGCCCACGGGCTATATCGCGGGCGAGGAGGGTTCTGGCGCCATCGCCGTCGGGCTCCGCTATGGCCGGGGCCTGCTCTACATGAAGGGCCGTCCGACGATGGAGGTCTTCTGGCAGGGGCCGTCGATCGGCTGGGACTGGGGCGGCAACGCCAGCCGCGTCTTCACCCTCTGCTATAACCTGCAATATCCCGACGCGATCTTCCGCCGCTTCCCGGGCGTCGAGGGCAGCGCCTACCTCGTGGGCGGACTCGGCGTGAACTACCAGAAGGCCGACGAGATCACCCTGGCCCCGATCCGCGCGGGCGTCGGCCTGCGCCTGGGCGCCAACGTCGGCTATCTGGGCTATAGCCGTAAGCGGCGCACGCTGCCGTTCTAG
- the lepA gene encoding translation elongation factor 4 has product MTSTPLDKIRNFSIVAHIDHGKSTLSDRLIQTTGGLTAREMSAQVLDNMDIEKERGITIKAQTVRLTYKANDGETYILNLMDTPGHVDFAYEVSRSLAACEGSILVVDASQGVEAQTLANVYQAIDNNHEIVPVLNKVDLPAADVERVKAQIEDVIGLDASDAVECSAKTGLGIPDVLEAIVTRLPAPKGDPNAPLKALLVDAWYDAYLGVVVLVRIFDGALKAGQQVRMMQTGATHRIDKVGVFTPKATDVEYLGPGEVGFFTASIKEVADAAVGDTITDEKKPTAAPLKGFKEVVPVVFCGLFPVDAADFEDLRAAVGKLRLNDASFTYEMESSAALGFGFRCGFLGLLHLEIIQERLSREFDLDLIATAPSVVYKIKLRNGDEIELHNPADLPDVMQIEEIAEPWIKATIFTPDEYLGGVIKLCQDRRGMQRELSYVGSRAMVVYDLPLNEVVFDFYDRLKSISKGYASFDYQLEDYRAGDLVKMSILVNSEPVDALSMLVHRSRAESRGRGMCEKMKELIPQHMFVIPIQAAIGGRIIARETVRALRKDVTAKCYGGDASRKRKLLDKQKEGKKRMRQFGKVEIPQEAFIAALKMDED; this is encoded by the coding sequence ATGACTTCGACGCCTCTCGACAAGATCCGTAACTTCTCGATCGTTGCGCACATTGACCACGGCAAATCGACGCTGTCCGATCGCCTGATCCAGACCACCGGCGGCCTCACCGCGCGCGAGATGAGCGCGCAGGTGCTGGACAACATGGACATCGAGAAGGAGCGCGGGATCACCATCAAGGCGCAGACCGTGCGCCTGACCTACAAGGCCAATGACGGCGAGACCTATATCCTCAATCTGATGGATACCCCCGGGCACGTCGACTTCGCCTACGAGGTGTCGCGCAGCCTGGCCGCCTGCGAAGGCTCGATCCTGGTCGTCGACGCCTCCCAGGGCGTGGAGGCCCAGACCCTGGCCAATGTCTACCAGGCCATCGACAACAACCACGAGATCGTCCCCGTCCTGAACAAGGTCGACCTGCCCGCCGCCGACGTCGAGCGCGTCAAGGCGCAGATCGAGGATGTCATCGGCCTGGACGCCTCCGACGCCGTCGAGTGCTCGGCCAAGACGGGCCTGGGCATTCCCGACGTCCTGGAAGCCATCGTCACCCGCCTGCCCGCCCCCAAGGGCGACCCCAACGCCCCGCTCAAGGCCCTGCTGGTCGACGCCTGGTACGACGCCTATCTGGGCGTCGTCGTCCTGGTCCGCATCTTCGACGGCGCGCTGAAGGCCGGCCAGCAGGTCCGCATGATGCAGACCGGCGCCACCCACCGCATCGACAAGGTCGGCGTCTTCACGCCCAAGGCCACCGACGTCGAGTACCTGGGCCCCGGCGAGGTCGGCTTCTTCACCGCCTCCATCAAGGAAGTGGCCGACGCCGCCGTCGGCGACACCATCACCGACGAGAAGAAGCCCACCGCCGCCCCGCTCAAGGGCTTCAAGGAAGTGGTCCCGGTCGTGTTCTGCGGCCTCTTCCCGGTCGACGCCGCCGACTTCGAGGACCTGCGCGCCGCCGTCGGCAAGCTGCGCCTCAACGACGCCAGCTTCACCTACGAGATGGAGAGCAGCGCCGCCCTGGGCTTCGGCTTCCGCTGCGGGTTCCTGGGCCTCCTGCACCTGGAGATCATCCAGGAGCGCCTCTCGCGCGAGTTCGACCTCGACCTGATCGCGACCGCCCCCTCGGTGGTCTACAAGATCAAGCTGCGCAACGGCGACGAGATCGAGCTGCACAACCCCGCCGACCTGCCCGACGTCATGCAGATCGAGGAGATCGCCGAGCCCTGGATCAAGGCCACGATCTTCACCCCCGACGAGTACCTGGGCGGCGTCATCAAGCTGTGCCAGGACCGCCGCGGCATGCAGCGCGAGCTCTCCTACGTCGGCAGCCGCGCCATGGTCGTCTACGACCTGCCGCTGAACGAGGTGGTCTTCGACTTCTACGACCGCCTGAAGTCGATCTCGAAGGGCTACGCCAGCTTCGACTACCAGCTGGAGGACTACCGCGCCGGCGACCTCGTCAAGATGTCGATCCTGGTCAACAGCGAGCCCGTCGACGCCCTCTCGATGCTGGTCCACCGCAGCCGCGCCGAAAGCCGCGGCCGGGGCATGTGCGAGAAGATGAAGGAGCTCATCCCCCAGCACATGTTCGTCATCCCGATCCAGGCCGCCATCGGCGGCCGCATCATCGCCCGCGAGACCGTGCGGGCCCTGCGCAAGGACGTGACCGCCAAGTGCTACGGCGGCGACGCCAGCCGCAAGCGCAAGCTTCTGGACAAGCAGAAGGAAGGCAAGAAGCGCATGCGCCAGTTCGGCAAGGTCGAGATCCCGCAGGAAGCCTTCATCGCCGCCCTGAAGATGGACGAGGATTGA
- a CDS encoding very short patch repair endonuclease produces MDTLSPADRSARMARVKGKGSSAEMAVRRLVHRLGYRYRLHGGKLPGRPDLVFPGRKKVIFVHGCFWHRHPDPDCKLARLPKSRHEFWIPKLEGNRARDLRQLAELETLGWRALVLWECGLKDETSLENEIRTFLDS; encoded by the coding sequence ATGGACACCCTCTCCCCCGCCGACCGCAGCGCCCGAATGGCCCGCGTCAAGGGCAAGGGGTCCAGCGCCGAGATGGCGGTCCGCCGGCTCGTCCACCGCCTGGGCTATCGCTACCGGCTGCACGGCGGAAAGCTGCCTGGCCGGCCGGACCTGGTGTTCCCCGGCCGCAAGAAGGTGATCTTCGTCCACGGCTGTTTCTGGCATCGCCATCCCGATCCGGACTGCAAGCTGGCGCGGCTGCCCAAATCACGGCACGAGTTCTGGATCCCGAAGCTGGAAGGGAATCGCGCGCGCGATCTTCGTCAGCTGGCGGAGTTGGAAACCCTCGGCTGGCGGGCCCTCGTCCTTTGGGAATGCGGGCTCAAGGACGAGACTTCCCTCGAGAACGAAATTAGAACATTCTTGGACTCATGA
- a CDS encoding DNA cytosine methyltransferase — MKSIELFAGAGGLGIGLCRAGFKPTKVVEWNRYCRETIAENRASKASPMAGWPQVEGDVRHVDFRDLEGKVDLVSGGPPCQPFSLGGKHRAYDDTRDMFPQAIRAVRETRPRAFVFENVKGLTRATFRNYFEYIRLQLEHPEVTIKTDRDGRPTEDWTEHLARLQKHATQSKYPGLHYHVVAQVLNAADYGVPQKRERVIFVGFRSDVDANWSFPVATHSADALLWAQYRSEDYWDAHEVAKRARPDLSAAPARALALKEKPIELAWRTVRDAIADLPDPEFEPEAAAEIAYHRFQPGARSYPGHTGSPLDEPAKTLKAGVHGVPGGENMLARPDGSVRYFSVRESARLQTFPDSFIFHGAWGEVMRQLGNAVPVRLAEVIGKDVARKLRYAA, encoded by the coding sequence ATGAAGTCGATCGAGCTATTCGCGGGCGCCGGGGGGCTGGGGATCGGCCTGTGTCGGGCGGGGTTCAAGCCGACCAAGGTGGTCGAGTGGAACCGCTATTGCCGCGAGACCATCGCCGAGAACCGCGCCAGCAAGGCCTCGCCCATGGCCGGCTGGCCGCAGGTCGAGGGCGATGTGCGCCATGTCGACTTTCGAGACCTCGAGGGCAAGGTTGATCTCGTCTCGGGCGGACCGCCCTGCCAGCCGTTCTCGCTGGGCGGCAAGCACCGGGCCTATGACGACACCCGCGACATGTTCCCTCAGGCGATCCGGGCGGTGCGCGAGACGCGCCCCCGGGCCTTCGTGTTCGAGAACGTCAAAGGCCTGACCCGCGCGACCTTCCGCAACTACTTCGAATATATCCGGCTGCAACTGGAGCATCCCGAGGTCACCATCAAGACCGACCGCGACGGTCGTCCGACCGAGGATTGGACCGAGCACCTCGCTCGACTCCAGAAGCACGCCACACAAAGCAAATACCCGGGGCTGCACTACCACGTGGTCGCCCAGGTCCTGAATGCCGCCGACTATGGCGTGCCTCAGAAGCGCGAACGCGTGATCTTCGTTGGCTTCCGCTCGGACGTCGATGCGAATTGGTCGTTCCCTGTCGCGACCCATTCCGCCGACGCGCTGCTGTGGGCGCAGTATCGCTCGGAAGACTATTGGGACGCGCACGAGGTCGCCAAGCGCGCGCGCCCAGACCTGTCGGCGGCTCCCGCCCGCGCGCTGGCGCTGAAGGAAAAGCCCATTGAACTGGCCTGGCGCACGGTGCGCGACGCGATCGCCGATCTGCCCGATCCCGAGTTCGAGCCCGAGGCCGCCGCCGAGATCGCCTATCACCGCTTCCAGCCTGGCGCCCGGTCCTATCCCGGCCACACGGGCAGCCCGCTGGATGAACCCGCCAAGACCTTGAAGGCCGGCGTCCACGGCGTGCCCGGCGGCGAGAACATGCTGGCGCGTCCGGATGGCTCGGTGCGCTACTTCTCCGTTCGCGAAAGCGCGCGCCTGCAAACCTTCCCCGACAGCTTCATTTTCCACGGCGCCTGGGGCGAGGTGATGCGCCAATTGGGTAACGCCGTGCCCGTTCGCCTCGCGGAGGTGATTGGCAAGGACGTCGCGCGGAAGTTACGCTACGCGGCGTGA
- a CDS encoding Eco29kI family restriction endonuclease: MSKPNSLDQEIAGLRDRVAALTSLADSAPFSPAARRKVDHELRGVIEALEAALRRLDPIAMPRSIFDPSNPKVIGRFTALALVAQERVPLNAVGQFYGSGVYAIYYRGPYSLYAPLSGAETPIYVGQAAPGDQGAHTAREQGPRLAARLNEHRKNIAKATTTLDVADFDARYLVVQSGWETAAEDYLIHLFKPIWNNETNLLYGLGKHGDSATTRANKRSPWDTLHPGRAWAAKSTEDARPVDQIVTDVTAHFARHAPYRERTTLLEDFFAELRQG; this comes from the coding sequence GTGAGCAAGCCCAACTCCCTCGACCAAGAGATCGCCGGCCTACGCGACCGCGTCGCCGCGCTGACCAGCCTCGCCGATAGCGCGCCCTTCTCGCCCGCCGCGCGGCGCAAGGTCGACCACGAGCTGCGGGGGGTCATCGAGGCGCTGGAGGCGGCGCTGCGGCGCCTCGATCCGATCGCCATGCCGCGCTCGATCTTCGATCCGAGCAACCCGAAGGTGATCGGGCGCTTCACGGCCTTGGCGCTGGTGGCGCAGGAGCGCGTGCCCTTAAACGCCGTGGGGCAGTTCTACGGCTCGGGCGTCTACGCGATCTACTATCGTGGCCCCTACTCGCTGTACGCGCCTCTCTCGGGCGCGGAGACGCCCATCTATGTCGGTCAGGCCGCGCCTGGCGATCAGGGCGCGCACACCGCTCGCGAACAGGGACCCCGCCTCGCCGCGCGCTTGAACGAGCATCGAAAGAACATCGCCAAGGCGACAACCACGCTGGATGTCGCCGATTTCGACGCCCGGTATCTCGTCGTCCAATCTGGTTGGGAGACGGCGGCCGAGGACTATCTGATCCACCTGTTCAAGCCGATCTGGAACAACGAGACCAACCTGCTCTATGGGCTGGGCAAGCACGGCGACAGCGCCACGACGCGCGCCAATAAGCGCTCGCCCTGGGACACGTTGCATCCTGGCCGCGCCTGGGCCGCGAAATCGACGGAAGACGCGCGCCCCGTCGATCAGATCGTGACGGACGTGACCGCGCACTTCGCGAGACACGCTCCGTATCGCGAGCGCACGACGTTGTTGGAAGACTTCTTCGCCGAGCTGAGACAGGGCTAA
- a CDS encoding DUF3883 domain-containing protein, with the protein MTGDSAEREAIGREWTGAELAVVVGDYLTQLEKTLAGKPVDRATHDRTVRFVTGKSGMPLTAKQGEITAVLSLIGLPALKDPPPRWTYDPPLLTAVEDALLAKPALLAAAVRPDALFAAPPAVPLIEAAPPQPLPPDATLARIIQRFDLAARAAEDRFLPGLGAASIVAHEARRLTDHGRPDLAHQVRLARAGDPEGCDVVSFDLEAAPRLLVVKTTLGADVAPFGLTEAELALARAQPEIFRVRRVYDLLGDARFFRLQPPFE; encoded by the coding sequence ATGACGGGGGATTCGGCGGAGCGCGAGGCCATCGGGCGCGAGTGGACGGGCGCCGAGCTCGCCGTCGTGGTCGGCGACTACCTGACCCAGCTGGAGAAGACCCTGGCCGGCAAGCCGGTCGACCGCGCCACCCACGACCGCACCGTCCGCTTCGTCACCGGCAAGTCCGGCATGCCCTTGACGGCCAAGCAGGGCGAGATCACCGCCGTGCTCTCGCTGATCGGCCTGCCGGCGCTGAAGGACCCGCCGCCGCGCTGGACCTACGACCCGCCGCTGCTGACCGCCGTCGAGGACGCCCTCCTCGCCAAGCCCGCCCTGCTGGCCGCCGCCGTCCGTCCGGACGCCCTGTTCGCCGCCCCGCCGGCCGTCCCGCTGATCGAGGCCGCTCCGCCCCAGCCCCTGCCGCCGGACGCGACCCTGGCCCGGATCATCCAGCGCTTCGACCTGGCCGCCCGCGCGGCCGAGGACCGCTTCCTGCCGGGCCTGGGCGCGGCCAGCATCGTCGCCCACGAGGCCCGCCGCCTGACCGACCACGGCCGCCCCGACCTGGCCCATCAGGTCCGCCTGGCCCGCGCCGGCGATCCGGAGGGCTGCGACGTCGTCAGCTTCGACCTCGAGGCCGCCCCGCGCCTGCTGGTCGTCAAGACCACCCTGGGCGCCGACGTCGCGCCGTTTGGCCTGACCGAGGCCGAGCTGGCCCTGGCCCGCGCCCAGCCCGAAATTTTCCGTGTCCGCCGTGTTTACGATCTTTTGGGCGACGCCCGCTTCTTCCGGCTGCAGCCGCCGTTCGAATAA
- a CDS encoding glutathione S-transferase family protein, with the protein MTIPRVLGRASSLNVRKVLWTLDELDQAYEREDWGAGFASTRDPKFLAMNPNALVPVLIDEHGALWESNTICRYLATGTPLLPEGKRARAIVEQWMDWQATELNTAWRYAFAGLVRKAPGFDDPKQIAASVEAWNTAMGLLDARLVDTGAYVAGEHFSLADIVLGLALHRWLHSPIQRVEWPALTAYYERLKQRPAFAAWSLPEVP; encoded by the coding sequence GTGACGATTCCCCGGGTCCTCGGCCGCGCCTCGTCGCTGAACGTCCGCAAGGTCCTGTGGACCCTGGACGAGCTGGACCAGGCCTATGAGCGCGAGGACTGGGGCGCGGGCTTCGCCTCGACCCGGGACCCGAAGTTCCTGGCCATGAACCCCAACGCCCTGGTGCCGGTCCTCATCGACGAGCACGGCGCGCTCTGGGAAAGCAACACCATCTGCCGCTATCTCGCGACCGGGACGCCGTTGCTGCCGGAGGGCAAACGCGCGCGGGCGATCGTCGAACAGTGGATGGACTGGCAGGCGACCGAGCTGAACACCGCGTGGCGCTACGCCTTCGCCGGGCTGGTGCGCAAGGCGCCGGGCTTTGACGATCCCAAGCAGATCGCCGCCAGCGTCGAGGCCTGGAACACGGCCATGGGCCTGCTCGACGCCCGGCTGGTGGACACCGGCGCCTATGTGGCGGGCGAGCACTTCAGCCTGGCCGACATCGTCCTGGGCCTGGCTTTGCACCGCTGGCTGCACAGCCCGATCCAGCGCGTCGAATGGCCCGCCCTCACAGCCTATTACGAGCGGCTGAAGCAGCGGCCGGCGTTCGCGGCGTGGAGCCTGCCGGAGGTTCCGTGA
- a CDS encoding D-alanyl-D-alanine carboxypeptidase family protein, with protein MSEAPVSAESAPPLVAAPALCVGSEAGPAGAAAANAASLSTLAWSPFGKPETGWEIYAPRIAAEIGTSCAPGSDGFAAALARWQQANHLPRTGVMDAAAFAVMLPRWHLTRPFVRVNRDGVCPGAPAEASLATARPDESYGGKTIQLRPAALQAYRRMVAEARAAGVLRRPEALTIYSGFRAPDADAQRCARDRNCQGLTRTICSAHRTGLALDVFIDAAPGFGPDSSADANRLAMARSPLYRWMVWNAGRFGFVNYVYEPWHWEWTGEPLLPGAPIASLSADGAEPVTEPPAGSTPRTPAAASAARNRL; from the coding sequence ATGTCCGAGGCTCCGGTATCGGCCGAGAGCGCGCCGCCCTTGGTCGCCGCGCCGGCGCTGTGCGTCGGAAGCGAAGCGGGGCCGGCCGGCGCCGCGGCGGCCAACGCCGCGTCGCTCTCCACCCTGGCCTGGTCGCCCTTTGGAAAGCCCGAGACGGGCTGGGAAATCTACGCGCCGCGCATCGCGGCGGAGATCGGCACGAGTTGCGCTCCGGGCTCCGACGGCTTCGCCGCCGCCCTGGCGCGTTGGCAACAGGCGAACCACCTTCCGCGAACGGGCGTGATGGACGCGGCGGCGTTCGCGGTTATGCTGCCGCGCTGGCACCTGACGCGGCCGTTCGTTCGCGTGAACCGCGACGGCGTCTGTCCTGGCGCGCCGGCGGAAGCTAGCCTGGCCACCGCGCGTCCGGACGAGAGCTATGGCGGCAAGACGATCCAGCTCCGGCCCGCCGCGCTGCAGGCCTATCGCCGGATGGTCGCCGAGGCGCGCGCGGCCGGCGTGCTCCGCCGGCCCGAGGCGCTGACGATCTATTCGGGCTTCCGGGCCCCGGACGCCGACGCCCAGCGCTGCGCCCGCGACCGCAACTGCCAGGGGCTGACCCGCACCATCTGCTCGGCCCACCGAACGGGTCTCGCCCTGGACGTCTTCATCGACGCCGCGCCGGGCTTTGGCCCGGACTCCTCGGCCGACGCCAACCGCCTGGCGATGGCGCGTTCGCCGCTTTACCGCTGGATGGTGTGGAACGCCGGGCGCTTCGGATTCGTCAACTACGTCTACGAGCCGTGGCACTGGGAGTGGACGGGCGAGCCTCTGCTGCCCGGCGCGCCGATCGCCAGCCTCTCCGCAGACGGCGCCGAGCCGGTCACGGAACCTCCGGCAGGCTCCACGCCGCGAACGCCGGCCGCTGCTTCAGCCGCTCGTAATAGGCTGTGA
- a CDS encoding murein L,D-transpeptidase, which produces MTGLVSRFALVAVLALSACDDKPPAKPAPANTVQKAPVPTVAAPPASAASSPMAQAINAAAFDPAASDPQARRDVLIRVQTLLDRAHFSPGVIDGRDGGNLKLAIQAFQKAHDMSADGEVSQALLDALVAADNGPALVDYTITQSDVAGPFTPQLPKEDYEAMAREPAMNYHDVVEMLAERFHMDEALLRDLNPGANFNQAGVAIVVTAAGADALPAKVARIEIDKTLGQVRAFDESGAQLAVYPATVGSTERPAPSGEWAVRTLAPRPTYTYDPSRLTFGKPKDKLTIKAGPNNPVGSTWIDLTKDTYGIHGTPEPKLVNKRASHGCVRLTNWDAAELGSAVTKGAKVIFMGTEARPA; this is translated from the coding sequence ATGACCGGTCTGGTTTCCCGTTTCGCCCTCGTCGCCGTCCTGGCCCTCAGCGCCTGCGACGACAAACCGCCGGCCAAGCCCGCCCCCGCCAACACCGTGCAAAAGGCGCCAGTCCCGACCGTCGCCGCGCCGCCAGCCTCGGCCGCGTCGTCGCCGATGGCCCAAGCGATCAACGCGGCCGCCTTCGATCCCGCCGCCAGCGATCCACAAGCCCGACGTGATGTCCTGATCCGGGTCCAGACCCTGCTCGACCGCGCCCATTTCTCTCCCGGCGTGATCGACGGCCGCGATGGCGGCAATTTGAAGCTGGCGATCCAGGCCTTCCAGAAGGCGCACGACATGAGCGCCGACGGCGAGGTCAGCCAGGCGCTGCTGGACGCCCTGGTCGCGGCCGACAACGGGCCGGCGCTGGTCGACTACACGATCACCCAGAGCGACGTCGCCGGTCCGTTCACGCCCCAGCTTCCCAAGGAGGACTACGAGGCGATGGCCCGTGAGCCGGCCATGAACTACCACGACGTCGTCGAGATGCTGGCCGAACGCTTCCACATGGACGAGGCCCTGCTGCGCGACCTGAACCCGGGCGCCAACTTCAACCAGGCCGGCGTCGCGATCGTCGTCACCGCCGCCGGCGCGGACGCCCTGCCGGCCAAGGTCGCTCGCATCGAGATCGACAAGACCCTGGGCCAGGTGCGCGCCTTCGACGAAAGCGGCGCGCAGCTGGCGGTCTATCCGGCCACGGTGGGCAGCACCGAGCGCCCCGCCCCGTCCGGCGAATGGGCCGTGCGGACGTTGGCGCCGCGCCCGACCTACACCTACGACCCGTCGCGCCTGACCTTCGGCAAGCCCAAGGACAAGCTGACCATCAAGGCGGGTCCGAATAATCCCGTCGGCTCGACCTGGATCGACCTGACCAAGGACACCTACGGCATACACGGCACGCCGGAGCCGAAGCTGGTCAACAAACGCGCCTCGCACGGCTGCGTGCGCCTGACCAACTGGGACGCGGCGGAGCTGGGCTCGGCGGTCACCAAGGGCGCGAAGGTGATCTTCATGGGAACCGAAGCGCGCCCCGCCTGA
- a CDS encoding beta/gamma crystallin-related protein, whose amino-acid sequence MSKTLSLTALSAAALIAGWSSAASAQAPGWDGRYDDPPRGSYTRSCREITAFDGRVWARCQTDRGGWEWSSVRSRDCGGQGLENRDGRLQCAGFVGPGPIPGPGRPPGGGWRADAVLFEHAGYDGRVYEVKGDMPDLDQAGFNDRTSSIKILRGAWEVCEDAFYRGRCTVIDRDQGVLPRDWNDRISSIRRVR is encoded by the coding sequence ATGTCCAAGACGCTCAGCCTGACCGCTCTCTCCGCCGCCGCCTTGATCGCCGGCTGGAGCAGCGCCGCCAGCGCTCAGGCCCCCGGCTGGGACGGCCGCTACGACGATCCGCCGCGCGGCTCCTATACGCGCTCGTGCCGCGAGATCACCGCCTTCGACGGACGGGTCTGGGCGCGCTGCCAGACCGATCGCGGCGGCTGGGAGTGGAGCAGCGTCCGCTCGCGCGACTGCGGCGGCCAGGGCCTGGAGAACCGCGACGGCCGCCTGCAATGCGCGGGCTTTGTGGGCCCTGGCCCCATCCCGGGCCCCGGCCGCCCGCCTGGCGGCGGCTGGCGCGCCGACGCGGTGCTGTTCGAGCACGCCGGCTACGACGGTCGGGTCTACGAGGTTAAGGGCGACATGCCCGACCTCGACCAGGCCGGATTCAACGACAGGACCTCGTCGATCAAGATCCTGCGCGGCGCCTGGGAGGTCTGCGAGGACGCCTTCTATCGAGGCCGTTGCACCGTGATCGACCGCGATCAGGGCGTCCTGCCGCGCGACTGGAACGACCGCATCAGCTCCATCCGCCGCGTCCGCTAA
- a CDS encoding entericidin A/B family lipoprotein, protein MRKIVVLAAAAAALLVSACNTIEGAGRDISAAGRAVSNTAKDAKH, encoded by the coding sequence ATGCGTAAGATCGTTGTTCTGGCCGCCGCCGCGGCCGCCCTGCTGGTCTCGGCCTGCAACACGATCGAAGGCGCCGGCCGCGACATTTCCGCCGCCGGACGGGCCGTCAGCAACACCGCGAAAGACGCCAAGCACTGA
- a CDS encoding DUF983 domain-containing protein → MDAMSETHTAPSLLTGLKRGLLHRCPNCGDGRLYMRYLKVDPECEACGHELGGYPADDGPAYFTILLIGHLVVAPMLFFPWIWTAPPALVAPLTLIPLAALTLLLLPRVKGGVIGALWAIRLRKAEDTPS, encoded by the coding sequence ATGGACGCCATGTCCGAGACCCATACCGCCCCCTCGTTGCTGACCGGCCTCAAGCGCGGCCTGTTGCACCGCTGCCCGAACTGCGGCGACGGGCGCCTCTACATGCGCTATCTGAAGGTCGATCCCGAGTGCGAGGCCTGCGGCCACGAACTGGGCGGCTATCCCGCCGACGACGGCCCAGCCTATTTCACGATCCTGCTGATCGGCCATCTGGTCGTGGCCCCCATGCTGTTCTTCCCGTGGATCTGGACGGCGCCGCCGGCGCTGGTCGCGCCGCTGACCCTGATCCCGCTGGCGGCGCTCACTCTTCTGCTGCTGCCGCGCGTGAAGGGCGGCGTGATCGGCGCCCTGTGGGCGATCCGCCTGCGCAAGGCCGAAGACACGCCCAGCTGA
- a CDS encoding DUF3309 family protein — protein MLGTILIIILILALIGALPTWGHSRSWGYYPSGGLGLILVIIIILVLMGRI, from the coding sequence ATGCTCGGCACGATCCTCATCATCATCCTGATCCTGGCCCTGATCGGCGCGCTGCCCACCTGGGGCCATAGCCGTTCGTGGGGCTACTATCCCTCCGGCGGCCTGGGCCTGATCCTGGTGATCATCATCATCCTGGTCCTGATGGGCAGGATCTAG